A single region of the Jatrophihabitans sp. GAS493 genome encodes:
- a CDS encoding Fic family protein: protein MSEPPRRYSWEDYLYPANEFGVQVLRNKLGLREFAAWHDAERQLTVLRAQELIGRPELVPRTFDVGHWKAIHRQIFQDVYEWAGEFRTVNISKAELVDGEDGKLKQQFNPFAPSDELEGYADAVLGHVRAADMFAGRDRAGVVDGLAESLTWMNRLHPFREGNGRTQRILAEHIADHAGYLLDWYRISPEDQNRVMAQSYHDDIEPLRDALEGAVIAIPRGGSLDDSPWPTAPTGPARAPNFWQFSKTGQQVLADAAKAAVDTSRAAQQQTSSRSPEPGYDR, encoded by the coding sequence GTGTCTGAACCACCACGCCGGTACTCCTGGGAGGACTACCTCTACCCGGCGAACGAGTTCGGTGTGCAGGTGCTACGCAACAAGCTGGGGCTGCGCGAGTTCGCTGCCTGGCATGACGCGGAACGGCAGCTCACCGTGCTTCGAGCGCAGGAGCTGATCGGCCGGCCCGAGCTGGTCCCGCGCACGTTCGACGTCGGGCATTGGAAGGCGATCCATCGCCAGATCTTCCAGGACGTCTACGAGTGGGCCGGAGAGTTCCGCACCGTCAACATCAGCAAGGCTGAGCTGGTCGACGGCGAGGATGGGAAGCTCAAGCAGCAGTTCAACCCGTTCGCACCCAGCGACGAGCTGGAGGGCTACGCGGACGCGGTGCTGGGCCACGTCCGGGCGGCCGACATGTTCGCCGGCCGGGACCGGGCCGGCGTCGTCGACGGGCTGGCGGAGTCGCTGACGTGGATGAATCGGCTGCATCCCTTCCGTGAGGGCAACGGCCGGACCCAGCGGATCTTGGCTGAGCACATCGCCGATCACGCCGGTTACCTACTGGACTGGTATCGGATCAGCCCCGAGGATCAGAACCGGGTCATGGCCCAGTCGTATCACGACGACATCGAGCCACTTCGGGATGCGCTCGAGGGTGCGGTGATCGCGATCCCGCGCGGCGGCTCGCTCGACGATTCGCCGTGGCCCACCGCGCCCACAGGACCGGCCCGGGCTCCGAACTTCTGGCAGTTCAGCAAGACCGGGCAGCAGGTTCTCGCGGACGCAGCAAAGGCCGCGGTGGATACCTCGCGCGCGGCCCAGCAACAGACGTCGAGCCGGAGCCCGGAGCCTGGTTACGACCGCTGA
- a CDS encoding recombinase family protein translates to MGHVYGYGRVSTLDQSPDLQLDALRAAGSERDFIDKASGKVARRPELDRLLEALLPGDTVVVWKLDRLGRSIKDLIEVVTGLGERGVGFRSLTEAIDTTTAGGRLVFHIFAALAEFEHALIVERTHAGLAAARARGRKGGRPPKMTPERIQLARQMYESEQYDVSAIAKNLGVSRPTIYKHLNHETRL, encoded by the coding sequence GTGGGACACGTCTATGGGTATGGCCGGGTCTCGACTCTGGATCAGAGCCCGGATCTGCAGCTGGATGCGTTGCGGGCGGCCGGGTCGGAGCGAGACTTCATCGACAAGGCGAGCGGGAAGGTCGCGCGGCGACCGGAGCTGGACAGGCTGCTCGAGGCTTTACTACCTGGTGACACCGTGGTGGTGTGGAAGCTCGATCGTCTCGGGCGCAGCATCAAGGATCTGATCGAGGTAGTGACCGGGCTGGGGGAGCGGGGCGTCGGGTTCCGATCGCTGACGGAGGCGATTGACACCACGACCGCCGGCGGCCGGTTGGTGTTCCATATCTTCGCCGCGCTAGCCGAGTTTGAGCACGCCCTCATCGTCGAGCGCACTCACGCCGGCTTGGCGGCAGCCCGCGCCCGCGGCCGTAAAGGTGGCCGGCCACCGAAGATGACACCCGAACGCATCCAACTAGCACGGCAGATGTACGAGTCCGAGCAATACGATGTGTCGGCGATCGCCAAGAACCTCGGTGTGAGCCGGCCGACGATCTACAAGCACTTGAATCACGAGACGAGACTGTAG
- a CDS encoding lipopolysaccharide assembly protein LapB: MFRSIAENGEPKVWFNVGNELRDLGETDGAIRAYYLAIAAGAMEAALNLGGTLESVGDFAEALRVYRIGATDGDRQAAHQLAFLLREIGRQEEAEEVMRDSRLTGDDFADAVLAVWESMDEHDPSLEFRLRAGIDVYPAARTALVAILVDSGREVEAIELLRDGVLRQELDSFIVLGNLYRDFAGDSNAAELAYRSGAELGDSHCEFNLAKLLYDVGRADEVRPHLERAAAAGDDLARNALRTWRLN, encoded by the coding sequence GTGTTTAGATCAATCGCCGAGAACGGCGAACCAAAGGTTTGGTTCAACGTTGGCAACGAGCTCCGCGATCTGGGCGAGACCGACGGTGCGATTCGAGCTTACTACCTGGCCATTGCGGCCGGCGCTATGGAGGCTGCGCTCAATCTTGGCGGAACGCTCGAGTCTGTCGGTGATTTTGCTGAGGCTCTAAGAGTCTACCGGATCGGAGCCACGGATGGTGACAGGCAAGCAGCCCATCAGTTGGCATTCTTGCTGAGAGAGATCGGACGTCAAGAGGAAGCAGAAGAAGTCATGCGTGACTCGCGTCTAACCGGTGACGATTTTGCTGACGCCGTGCTGGCTGTTTGGGAGTCCATGGACGAGCATGATCCAAGTCTGGAATTCCGACTTCGAGCGGGAATTGATGTCTACCCTGCTGCTCGTACAGCACTCGTTGCGATCTTGGTGGATAGTGGTAGGGAAGTCGAGGCAATCGAGTTATTGCGCGACGGAGTGCTGCGCCAAGAACTGGATTCCTTTATAGTTCTTGGCAACTTGTATCGAGATTTCGCGGGTGATTCCAATGCTGCGGAGTTGGCGTACCGTTCTGGTGCTGAACTCGGTGATTCACATTGTGAATTTAATCTAGCGAAGCTGCTCTACGACGTTGGTAGAGCAGATGAGGTCCGGCCACACTTGGAGCGTGCGGCAGCGGCAGGTGACGATCTCGCTCGGAATGCACTTAGAACGTGGCGACTAAACTAG
- a CDS encoding MobC family plasmid mobilization relaxosome protein: protein MTRTTAASEHRASRRRRVAGGRPMQVQVKFTEAEYQGVAVRAVAAGLTVPGYLALAGLRPEGVEASDIKAALINMRGVRRVLAGAANNLNQLTHKAHGTGEFDAALPVLMDALERITARVDGVVEDIAGLMGGGRR, encoded by the coding sequence ATGACCAGGACAACGGCTGCATCTGAGCACCGTGCGTCGCGTCGTCGTCGTGTTGCCGGCGGCCGGCCGATGCAGGTGCAGGTGAAGTTCACCGAGGCTGAGTACCAGGGTGTCGCGGTGCGGGCGGTCGCGGCGGGGTTGACGGTGCCGGGGTATCTGGCGTTGGCGGGCCTGCGTCCGGAGGGTGTGGAGGCTAGCGATATCAAGGCGGCTTTGATCAATATGCGTGGTGTGCGGCGCGTGTTGGCGGGGGCGGCGAACAACCTGAATCAGTTGACGCATAAGGCTCATGGCACAGGGGAGTTCGATGCTGCGCTTCCGGTGTTGATGGATGCGTTGGAGCGGATCACTGCCCGGGTTGATGGTGTGGTGGAGGACATCGCGGGTTTGATGGGCGGGGGCCGGCGGTGA
- a CDS encoding antitoxin VbhA family protein, translated as MTVMSATTQPATESECVDIARAAGLTAEQAQAMRNVAASWAMENMAPTVEELRVGAELVAGRIDFAEARRQLGV; from the coding sequence ATGACCGTCATGAGCGCAACGACCCAGCCCGCGACCGAGAGCGAGTGTGTCGACATCGCCCGGGCCGCCGGGCTCACCGCTGAGCAGGCCCAGGCGATGCGGAACGTGGCGGCGTCGTGGGCGATGGAGAACATGGCCCCGACCGTCGAGGAACTGCGCGTCGGCGCCGAGCTCGTGGCGGGGCGCATCGACTTCGCCGAGGCCCGACGTCAGCTCGGTGTCTGA
- a CDS encoding RHS repeat-associated core domain-containing protein — protein sequence MPVVVMSLAVGVEAAVQLHNAAPAAADASTGTAGTFVPLPPGRILNTLAPVNKLVASTWRNVQITGVVNVPSTGVSAVAVTLTVSNYATTGLLYAVPQAAAPVTPPVVLVNYNYTTTGPPTMNSAIVALNQSNGQISVEATTAADLIIDVQGYYTASSGGSGTAPGGYVPVAQTRIGSTTTGSVNFSPSTVGKIANGSDLIVTVPTSVVPTGASSVFANITATSYATTDSHYLTPYLPTGTPGVGSLNIMPNVTTSIGAAIDISDTTRQFVLRVNGAGAAIDISVDIEGYFAAAAPSGSFTPGVARVFDSRAGAAVLAGATTTVQVAGVAGVPVAGSGIEAVAANLTVISPTAAGSLVAYADDQSAPAGLASLTFSTAGGAHGNLMNVQLGADGGIKVTNNSTGTLHFLIDLEGWYQGGQVIANGQIRTERAVTLHPTQVSSNVTGVQYRYRIGALPATAFTDVPNTSLSLVGGAGGATPAPGPVSATASYLWDLSTTSALGTPLSDTLVQVEGCFTVTGSSTVVCSPPQDLMYTAAFDDSHATTDAGPGTVSLQNGDYRVSATDVDVTAYLGDLTVNRSLTTLYPAAENADTTGQLNQAGVFGPGWTAGLPQPDAGAADVTISAPANSGYVNLQYSDGSVDTYQQTSASATYPITFVPINDATQTGALLTRTNANTLVLNDADGTITTWKQASPTSPWLVDTVVQPGTGGTTTSYARSAISGIGIAAGTLVTRIIAAALNPATACTDTNADTNTACRSLILKYSTAPGTTNLIRLTEVDLSAYDPGKSGGAGMNIIAIAKYDYQSGTGLLLDEYDPRLSNPLKTAYTYQSGAPLRLTTVSPPGMTATPWTISYDATGRVSTVSRPDPTISGTPTATTTMVYSVPVTGSGAPIDLGGTATAAWGQLSDLPYTATAVFGPTKVPSSTTASSIGSTEWPWSTITYIDPNGQVTNSASYGAGAWQYGADQYDTNGNLVASLTPANRRNTVSNPYPVGSLLQAASVADRAALLSTVNIYSPTHPSELTDTFSPTHPMRNGGGSLTYNGRDHTATTFDTGAPAITTVGQPDYQLPTSTATSPFNADSGTDVAAEQRITVLGYADVLPDTTTAGAVPLGWLLHKATTSTVQMGSSPSTADLVTKTRYNAAGQVIETRLPADTTTTGTTAATTQTSYYTPGTTNPASCLSNAWAGMVCKTKPADSTGNPLPTKSVTAYDMYFNTTTSTEVGTNTGGTLTRTTATTFDAVERETTQQVSINGDTTTAPLITYNYDTGATAKGLLLSTTMTVGGTVTQTLSNTYDALGRRYRYADANFNVSVTAYDIAGRVRYFSNGDLGTTYVYDDTAGTEHRGLVTSQGVTGDATTSFSATYDADGTMATQTYPNGIVATTTYDEAGNETSLSYDKAGSNWLAFTQTSGADGRVVNQTSSGGGTGITSQIFNYDLAGRLTRVRDTTTGAECTTRAYGFNANSDRTGYSTITGASGAACPTAATLGTTTFDTSDRITTTGYAYDGLGRTLTVPAADTNGTGTHTGTTGTATIAYYDNDMVKTETQTTPTSTTLAYGLDPDQNRITTISDGTTNYYSDDSDSPAWAETSPTTYDSYLRGIDGSMAGTITHDTTAGTTTAVVDLVNMQGSIVANAPDTAAATGLTPGSYKETTEYGLPRTDLNTSLAQADLNAVTPYGWLGSKQRSNDSLAGLTLMGVRLYNPMTGRFLSTDPVPGGNANAYTYPVDPINQMDLTGQCFWDLCIGESIGVAEVGILLLGALGVGKAAQNAAKHPISIGSTTYVGRSKVSANACGNGNGNVACANRKKTPARNANATGHKPQKQSKGKTRGDDHENRQGHGGRQKPNFTPNPNKPRPERY from the coding sequence GTGCCGGTAGTTGTGATGTCGCTGGCGGTCGGGGTGGAGGCTGCGGTGCAGCTGCACAACGCAGCTCCAGCGGCAGCGGATGCGTCAACCGGCACAGCGGGGACGTTCGTTCCGTTGCCGCCCGGTCGCATTCTGAATACGTTGGCGCCGGTAAATAAGCTGGTGGCATCGACGTGGCGCAACGTCCAGATTACGGGTGTTGTGAATGTGCCGTCGACTGGGGTGTCGGCGGTGGCGGTGACGCTCACGGTCTCCAACTACGCCACGACGGGTCTGCTGTATGCCGTTCCGCAAGCAGCGGCACCGGTTACTCCGCCGGTGGTCCTGGTGAACTACAACTACACCACCACAGGCCCGCCGACGATGAACTCCGCGATCGTTGCGTTGAACCAGTCGAACGGCCAGATATCGGTCGAGGCGACAACGGCGGCCGATCTGATCATTGATGTGCAGGGGTATTACACGGCGTCCTCCGGCGGGAGCGGGACCGCACCGGGCGGGTACGTGCCGGTCGCTCAGACCCGAATCGGAAGCACGACGACGGGCAGCGTGAACTTCAGCCCGTCCACGGTCGGCAAGATTGCCAATGGTTCTGACCTCATCGTGACCGTCCCGACGAGCGTCGTCCCGACCGGAGCGTCCTCGGTGTTCGCGAACATCACGGCCACGAGCTACGCGACGACCGATTCGCATTACCTCACGCCGTACCTGCCGACCGGCACCCCCGGTGTTGGGTCGCTGAATATCATGCCGAACGTCACCACGTCGATCGGCGCCGCGATCGACATTAGCGACACAACACGGCAGTTCGTGTTGCGGGTGAACGGTGCAGGAGCAGCAATCGATATCTCCGTTGACATCGAGGGTTACTTCGCTGCGGCGGCGCCGTCTGGGTCGTTCACCCCGGGCGTAGCGCGAGTGTTCGACAGCCGGGCAGGAGCTGCGGTACTCGCCGGCGCAACTACCACGGTGCAGGTAGCTGGTGTGGCTGGAGTCCCGGTGGCCGGGTCCGGTATCGAGGCGGTAGCGGCAAACCTCACCGTCATCAGCCCCACCGCAGCGGGATCACTGGTCGCCTACGCCGATGACCAGTCCGCCCCGGCCGGCCTCGCGTCGTTGACGTTCAGCACTGCAGGTGGTGCGCACGGCAACCTGATGAACGTGCAACTCGGCGCCGACGGCGGTATCAAGGTGACGAATAACAGCACCGGTACGCTTCATTTCCTCATCGACCTGGAGGGTTGGTATCAGGGCGGCCAGGTCATCGCCAACGGCCAGATCCGCACCGAACGAGCAGTGACTCTGCACCCGACGCAGGTCAGCAGCAACGTCACGGGCGTGCAGTACCGCTACCGCATCGGAGCTCTGCCGGCGACGGCGTTTACCGATGTGCCGAACACCAGCCTGTCACTCGTCGGCGGCGCCGGCGGTGCGACACCGGCACCGGGCCCGGTGTCAGCCACTGCGTCCTACCTCTGGGATCTATCGACAACGTCAGCACTTGGCACACCGCTCAGCGACACGCTGGTGCAGGTCGAAGGGTGCTTCACCGTCACCGGGTCCTCGACGGTGGTCTGCTCCCCACCGCAGGACCTGATGTACACGGCCGCGTTCGACGACTCCCACGCCACCACCGACGCCGGGCCGGGGACGGTGTCGCTGCAGAACGGTGACTACCGTGTCTCCGCCACCGACGTCGACGTCACCGCCTACCTCGGTGACCTGACCGTCAACCGCAGCCTCACCACGTTGTACCCGGCGGCGGAGAACGCGGACACCACCGGTCAGCTCAACCAGGCCGGTGTCTTCGGTCCGGGCTGGACCGCGGGGCTTCCGCAGCCTGACGCTGGTGCAGCGGACGTCACCATCAGCGCGCCGGCCAACTCCGGGTATGTGAACCTGCAGTACTCCGACGGGTCGGTCGACACCTACCAGCAGACCTCAGCATCAGCGACCTACCCGATCACGTTCGTGCCGATCAATGACGCCACCCAAACCGGGGCCCTGCTGACCCGCACCAACGCCAACACCCTCGTCCTCAACGACGCCGACGGCACGATCACCACCTGGAAACAAGCCTCCCCGACCTCGCCGTGGCTGGTGGACACCGTGGTACAGCCAGGCACCGGCGGCACCACGACCAGCTACGCCCGGTCCGCTATCTCCGGAATCGGCATCGCGGCCGGAACCTTGGTCACGCGGATCATCGCGGCCGCGTTGAACCCGGCCACAGCCTGCACCGACACGAACGCGGACACCAACACCGCATGCCGCAGCCTCATCCTGAAGTACAGCACCGCACCGGGCACGACGAATCTGATCCGCCTGACCGAGGTCGACCTCTCCGCCTACGACCCGGGCAAGTCCGGCGGTGCGGGGATGAACATCATCGCGATCGCGAAGTATGACTACCAGTCCGGCACCGGGTTGTTGTTGGACGAGTACGACCCGCGGCTGAGCAACCCGCTGAAAACCGCGTACACCTACCAAAGCGGCGCACCGTTGCGATTGACGACGGTCAGCCCGCCGGGAATGACGGCCACGCCGTGGACGATCTCCTATGACGCCACTGGGCGGGTGTCGACGGTGTCACGCCCCGACCCGACGATCTCCGGCACCCCGACGGCGACGACCACCATGGTCTACAGCGTTCCAGTCACCGGCAGCGGCGCACCGATCGATCTCGGCGGCACTGCCACCGCGGCCTGGGGACAGCTCTCGGACTTGCCCTACACGGCAACCGCTGTGTTCGGGCCGACGAAGGTCCCGTCCTCCACGACCGCGTCCTCGATCGGATCCACGGAATGGCCCTGGTCCACCATCACCTACATCGACCCGAACGGGCAGGTCACCAACTCCGCCTCCTACGGTGCTGGTGCGTGGCAATACGGCGCCGACCAGTACGACACCAACGGCAACCTCGTCGCCTCCCTCACCCCCGCGAACCGGCGCAACACCGTCAGCAACCCCTACCCGGTAGGCAGTCTCCTGCAGGCCGCGTCGGTCGCGGACCGGGCGGCGCTTCTGTCGACGGTGAACATCTATTCACCGACCCACCCGTCAGAGCTGACCGATACCTTCAGCCCGACACATCCGATGCGTAACGGCGGCGGATCATTGACCTACAACGGTCGTGATCACACCGCGACGACCTTCGACACCGGAGCACCGGCGATCACCACGGTCGGTCAGCCGGACTATCAGCTGCCGACCAGCACCGCGACGTCACCGTTCAACGCCGACAGCGGCACCGACGTAGCCGCGGAACAGCGGATCACCGTCCTGGGCTACGCCGACGTGCTGCCCGACACCACCACCGCCGGTGCGGTGCCGCTCGGGTGGCTGCTGCACAAAGCCACCACTAGCACCGTGCAGATGGGCAGCTCCCCATCAACGGCGGATCTGGTGACGAAGACCCGGTACAACGCGGCCGGGCAGGTCATCGAAACCCGCCTACCCGCCGACACCACCACCACCGGCACCACCGCAGCCACCACCCAGACGTCCTACTACACACCGGGAACAACCAACCCCGCCTCATGCCTCTCCAACGCCTGGGCTGGAATGGTGTGCAAAACGAAACCGGCCGACAGCACCGGAAACCCCTTGCCGACCAAATCGGTCACCGCGTACGACATGTACTTCAACACCACAACCTCGACCGAGGTCGGAACCAATACCGGTGGGACGTTGACTCGCACGACCGCCACGACGTTTGACGCGGTGGAACGGGAGACCACTCAGCAGGTCAGCATCAACGGCGACACCACCACCGCACCGTTGATCACCTACAACTACGACACCGGGGCCACCGCCAAGGGCCTGCTGCTGTCCACCACCATGACAGTCGGCGGCACCGTCACCCAGACCCTGAGCAACACCTACGACGCCCTGGGACGCCGCTACCGCTACGCTGATGCGAACTTCAACGTCTCGGTCACCGCCTACGACATCGCCGGGCGGGTGCGGTACTTCTCCAACGGCGATCTCGGCACCACCTACGTCTACGACGACACCGCCGGCACCGAACACCGCGGGCTGGTCACCAGCCAGGGCGTCACCGGAGATGCCACGACCAGCTTCTCCGCCACCTACGACGCTGACGGGACAATGGCCACCCAGACCTACCCCAACGGCATCGTCGCCACCACCACCTACGACGAAGCCGGCAACGAAACATCGCTGAGCTACGACAAAGCCGGTTCCAACTGGTTAGCGTTCACCCAGACCAGCGGCGCCGACGGTCGCGTAGTAAACCAGACCAGCAGCGGCGGCGGCACCGGCATCACGTCCCAGATATTCAACTACGACCTCGCCGGGCGCCTAACCAGGGTTCGCGACACTACCACCGGCGCCGAATGCACCACCCGCGCGTACGGATTCAACGCCAACTCCGACCGCACCGGCTACTCCACCATCACCGGCGCGTCCGGAGCCGCCTGCCCCACCGCCGCAACCCTCGGAACGACCACCTTCGACACATCCGACCGCATTACCACCACCGGGTACGCCTACGACGGGCTCGGCCGCACCCTCACCGTCCCCGCCGCCGACACCAACGGCACCGGCACCCACACGGGCACCACCGGTACCGCGACCATCGCCTACTACGACAACGACATGGTCAAAACCGAAACCCAAACCACCCCGACGAGCACCACCCTCGCCTACGGCCTGGACCCCGACCAGAACCGCATCACCACCATCAGTGACGGCACCACCAACTACTACAGCGACGACAGCGACAGCCCAGCCTGGGCCGAAACCAGCCCCACCACCTACGACAGCTACCTCCGCGGCATCGACGGCTCCATGGCCGGCACCATCACCCACGACACCACCGCCGGAACCACCACCGCCGTCGTCGACCTCGTCAACATGCAAGGCAGCATCGTCGCCAATGCGCCCGACACCGCGGCGGCTACCGGCCTCACGCCGGGTTCGTACAAGGAGACCACCGAATACGGGCTACCGCGTACTGACCTCAACACCAGCCTCGCCCAGGCCGACCTCAACGCCGTCACGCCCTACGGCTGGCTCGGCAGCAAACAACGCTCCAACGACTCCCTCGCAGGCCTCACCCTCATGGGTGTTCGGCTGTACAACCCCATGACCGGACGATTCCTCTCCACCGACCCCGTCCCCGGCGGAAACGCGAACGCGTACACCTACCCCGTCGACCCCATCAACCAAATGGACCTCACAGGCCAGTGTTTCTGGGACCTTTGTATCGGTGAGTCGATCGGTGTCGCCGAAGTGGGTATCCTACTCCTCGGAGCATTAGGGGTTGGCAAGGCCGCTCAGAACGCTGCGAAGCATCCAATCAGCATCGGCTCTACTACCTACGTGGGTAGAAGCAAGGTGTCTGCAAACGCCTGCGGAAATGGCAATGGGAACGTTGCCTGTGCGAACAGGAAAAAGACGCCTGCGCGAAATGCCAACGCAACAGGACACAAACCTCAGAAGCAATCGAAAGGAAAAACCAGGGGCGACGACCACGAGAATCGACAAGGGCACGGTGGTCGACAGAAGCCGAACTTTACGCCGAACCCGAATAAGCCACGACCCGAGAGATACTGA
- a CDS encoding relaxase/mobilization nuclease domain-containing protein, which yields MISKGLRGGRLGGLMRYLFGPGRHEEHTHQRVVACSDPTWVGTVTPDSETLASLVNELDEPYVAFGDPTKDGYVYHVVVSIPEVDGPLSDEQWNDTARTFATRLGLDDGVQWVAVHHGASVNGNDHIHMVVNLIRDDGRTVNLWQEGMKRRGACLELEEKYQLTATAQAGLGEGSLSRREVEQVRGGQVSAVADLTRHRVATVVRAVALGARSEPEFVERLRGEGLIVRGRLDKTNPKHVTGYSIAARGGDADGKLVWYGGGTLGKDLRLPALRARWRQTPDQRAAAATTWTSDAQRARKAEPQNLTGAATALRTASSLLSRVPASDHFAWYQAATDSAGVLAAAAAATTDDRLRRELISAWKSVHKAIPLSADSRAEPRTMSGEQVEVPTSRNWPRPAVAAAAGIDREASTLLAGASRVLMAARLADAPHDAQIRTLLLQAIQLAAQINRTIAARSEASAAQQRAARATSRVAELAAAPTTVGGWQFTRTGAEVLESARAARAAGHDVAVSRDPGTGPAPGPDLAR from the coding sequence GTGATTTCGAAGGGGCTGCGCGGCGGTCGGCTCGGTGGTCTGATGCGGTACCTATTCGGCCCGGGCCGGCATGAGGAGCACACTCATCAGCGGGTGGTGGCGTGCTCGGACCCAACATGGGTCGGCACGGTCACGCCCGACAGCGAGACGTTGGCGAGCTTGGTCAACGAGCTCGACGAGCCGTATGTGGCGTTCGGCGATCCCACGAAAGACGGCTACGTCTATCACGTGGTGGTGTCAATCCCAGAGGTTGATGGGCCACTCAGTGATGAGCAGTGGAACGACACTGCGCGGACGTTCGCGACCCGGCTGGGTCTGGACGATGGTGTGCAGTGGGTCGCGGTGCATCACGGTGCGTCGGTCAACGGCAACGACCACATTCATATGGTCGTCAACCTCATCCGAGACGACGGCCGGACCGTGAACCTCTGGCAAGAAGGCATGAAACGACGCGGTGCGTGCCTCGAGCTGGAGGAGAAATATCAGCTGACGGCGACGGCTCAAGCTGGTTTGGGGGAGGGGAGCTTGTCCCGGCGGGAGGTCGAACAGGTCCGCGGCGGGCAGGTCTCCGCGGTGGCGGATCTGACCCGGCACCGGGTCGCCACCGTGGTGCGTGCTGTGGCGTTGGGCGCTCGGTCGGAACCGGAGTTCGTGGAACGCCTGCGGGGGGAGGGGCTGATTGTGCGAGGGCGTTTGGACAAGACGAACCCGAAGCATGTGACGGGGTATTCGATAGCGGCGCGTGGGGGAGACGCCGACGGCAAACTCGTCTGGTACGGCGGAGGCACCCTCGGCAAGGACCTTCGGCTACCCGCACTACGAGCTCGCTGGCGGCAAACACCGGATCAGCGAGCGGCGGCCGCGACGACCTGGACCTCGGACGCGCAACGGGCCCGCAAAGCCGAACCGCAGAACCTCACTGGCGCAGCGACTGCATTGCGGACGGCGTCGAGTTTGCTGAGCCGAGTCCCGGCCAGCGACCACTTCGCTTGGTACCAAGCAGCCACCGACTCCGCCGGCGTCCTGGCCGCAGCCGCCGCAGCGACCACCGATGATCGGCTGCGCCGGGAACTGATCAGCGCATGGAAGTCCGTACACAAGGCAATACCGCTTTCTGCCGACTCAAGAGCTGAGCCCCGGACAATGAGCGGTGAGCAGGTCGAGGTTCCCACTTCGCGGAACTGGCCGCGTCCTGCGGTAGCGGCAGCAGCGGGTATCGACCGCGAAGCGTCGACGCTGCTGGCAGGTGCATCGCGGGTTCTCATGGCGGCACGGCTCGCGGACGCGCCGCACGATGCCCAGATCCGGACCCTACTCTTACAGGCGATCCAACTCGCCGCGCAAATCAACCGGACGATCGCTGCGAGGAGCGAAGCGTCCGCCGCACAGCAGCGGGCTGCCCGCGCGACGTCCCGTGTCGCTGAGCTCGCGGCCGCACCGACGACGGTAGGGGGCTGGCAGTTCACGCGGACCGGCGCGGAGGTTCTCGAATCAGCTCGTGCTGCACGCGCAGCCGGCCATGACGTCGCCGTCAGTCGCGACCCAGGAACAGGGCCGGCGCCCGGCCCGGACCTAGCCAGATAG